GGTGCGCAAACTTTATTAACGGAGAGCTTTGGGGTGCTCCAACCAATCTTTCAATCGGTGTTGTTTTTGGGGGGAGTGCAGGCAACATACCAAGGCACCCAACTCAACTCTATGAAGGAGTTCTTGAAGGATTAGTTATTTTTCTTGTGCTTTTTGCGCTTTCCAGAAAGAAAAAGCCATTGCATCAAGGTGCCTACACCGGCCTTTTTCTCATTATGTACGCAACGTTTAGAATTCTCATCGAGTTTGTGAGACAGCCCGACGCGCAACTTGGTTATTTGTTTGGCGGCTGGCTCACAATGGGAATGGTTTTGTCGATCCCTCTCATTGTTGGAGGCGTGTGTTTGCTCGTTTATGCTAAATGTGCTAAACGAGAGCAACAAGGTATACAAAATAATGTATAATAGCCACAATGTTTAGTGAAAGGGGAGTATATGTTAAAGTTCTACAAATGCAATCACTGCGGGAATGTGGTCATTAAACTTGAAGATTCAGGTGTGCCTGTTGTTTGCTGCGGTGAGCCAATGGTCGAGCTTGTTGCAAACAAAGAAGATGCTTCAGTTGAGAAACACGTTCCAGTGGTTGAGGCAAGAGACGGCGATGTTCTCATCAAAGTCGGCGAGGTTGAGCATCCTATGACACCAGAACACATGATTAAATTCATTGTTGTTGACAAAGGTTGTTCCTATTTTGTCAAGCCTCTTGACCCAGGCAAACCAGCTGAGGCAGTTTTCACAATTCCAAATCCAGACAAAATTAAGGCAGTGTATGAATACTGCAACCTGCACGGACTTTGGGTAAAAGAATTTTAATTTCTTGTTAAGTTCACCGGTTAATTAATTTATGTAGCCCCTTGAGAGATTAAACTTAAGGGGTTATATTTTTTACAGAGATAGGAGCAGAAATGAAAAAAATCGGCTATTACAATGGAGAAATTGGTCCAATTGAAGACGTAAAGGTGCCAATGCTTGATCGAGCACTCTATTTCGCCGATGGCTGCTATGACGCCTCCATGTTAAAAAATGGAGCCGTTCACAACGAAGATGCTCATTTTGATCGCTTCTGGAATTCAGCACGTCTTTTAAAAATCGACCTTTCATTCACGCGTGAGGAACTTCACAATGAAATTCAGCGCATGGTTGATGTTTATGATGGGGACGATGGTTTTATTTACTGGCAAGTGTCTCGCGGAACTGCACTCAGAAATCACGCTTTCCCAAAAGGTGCTAAGCCTAATTTGATGATGATGCTTGTAGAAAGCGGAACCACAAGCACAAGCAAAGAATATAAATGCATTACTGTTGAAGACAAACGTTTTAGATTCTGCAACATCAAAACTCTAAACTTGCTTCCAAATTGCATTGCCTACCAGCAAGGTCTTGATGTTGATGCAAACGAAATCATTTTTGTTAGAGATGGTTATGTTACAGAAATGGCACATTCTAACGTTTCTTTTCTAGTTGATGGAACTTTTGTGTATCACCCATTTGACGACAAAATTTTGCCTGGAATTTCAATGAAAAACATCATTGCTGAGTGCAAAAAGTTGGGGATTCCAACGGAGGCTCGTGCACTAAGCCAGGTAGAAGCAATGAATGCCGATGAACTCATTTGTTCTAGCTCATCAACATTTGCATGTCGCATCACAGAAGTTGACGGCATTCCAGTTGGCGGAAAAGATCCTGAGCTCTTCAAGCGCATTCAAGATGCTGTTTATGCTGAATATGAAACTTGTGGCAAATAGGTGTTTTGTTATTATTAATTAAAGTAAATTCCTTTATAAAGACAGGAGGGCACTAAGTTTGGAGGCAATGACTCTCACATTGTTGCTTGTGCTCTCCGTTTTAATTTCAGCAGTAATAGACAGGTTCGTGAAGAACCTAACCATTCCTCTAGTTCAAATTTGTCTTGGCATTGCAATTGCAGTTTTTGCCCATAATACTGTAAAAATCGAATTTGATTCTGAGCTGTTTATGGTCTTGTTTATTGCACCTCTTCTCTACATCGAAGCAAAGCATGCAAACAAGCTTGAACTTTGGAGGGACAGAAAAGGTGTTTTGGGTCTGGCAATCATCCTTGTTGTTTTGACCTCACTTGCAATTGGCTTTTCTCTTCACTTTTTAGTGCCGATGGTGCCAATGTTTTCTGCATTGGCGCTTGGAGCTGCTCTTGGACCAACCGATGCTGTTGCTGTCACATCTGTGTCAAGAACAACCAACATCCCGAAAAACATTTTCTCGCTGTTAAAAGGTGAGCTGCTTTTAAATGATGCTAGCGGCATTGTTATGTTTCAAGTCGCAATCGCGGCTGCTGCTGCTGGTTCAGTCAACTTTTTGCAAGTCGGCGAAGACTTTGTTGTAGAGTTTTTTGGCGGCTTGATCTTTGGCCTTCTTGTTGGATTTGCGGGGAAATATTTCCTTCGCAAAATGCGCGACTCCGGGCTCGATTCGACAGTCTTTCATGTATTGTGTGAGATTTGCGTGCCGTTTGTTGTCTACATGACATCATCTGCTATTCACGTTAGCGGAATTATTGCTGTTGTAGCATGTGGTCTCGTAGACCCAATACAAAACACAACAGCGTCTCCCGCAATTTCTAAAATGAACATTGTTTCTGAGAGTTTTTGGGAAGTGTTTTCTTTCGTGTTAAATGGCGTTGTGTTCGTTTTGCTTGGAACACAAATTCCACCTGCAATGTATTATGTTTGGGATGATGCAAGCATTTCTAACTGGTTTTTGTTAGGTTGCATAATTCTTGTTGCCTTCATTTTATTGTTCTCACGTTTTTTGTGGTGTCTTGTGATGATGCAATCGAGAGAGCCGGGCGACGACGAGAAGGAATTATCGGTTGTAAAACGTGCACTAATCATGACGCTTTGCGGTGCTAAGGGCACCATCACACTATCAATTTTGTTTACACTTCCTGTTGCTCTTTCAAATGGCGTTTTGATGCAGGAGCGCAGTTTGCTCATTTTTATTGGATGCGGTGTTATTGTGGTCACGCTTTTGCTTGCCACATTTGTTCTTCCGTTGATTGCCCCAAAGCCAGAAACAACAGAAAATGAAGAGGCGGAGATAACAAGCTATTATGAAAACTTGCAGCTTATTTTGCGCGAAGTAATCTATCAGCTCACTGCTTCTGAAAATGAACTAAACAGTCGGGCGACGCGTCAAGTTGTTGAAGATTATCAAAAACGCCTTGACCATGCTAAATCCTTTACTGATGAAGAAGATGAAGGCACTCTTTGCTTGCGTCTGCGAATGATTCATTGGGAAGAAGAGAAACTGGAAATGATCCGCAGAGCTGGTGAGGCGAGCACCGATGCCATCGACACATATATGCAGTTTCTCGATAAAAATGCTCGCATTTTGTCACATGCAACACATGTGATATTGCCGTCAGAAAAAGTAGTTCGTTTTAGAGCGACATGTCGTCGCTACAAGAGGTTGGTTGCTAAATATCTCCGCAAAACATATGCCAACATGGACCTTGAGGTCCGACAGATTAAAGTAGAGTGCGAAAGATATGCCCTTGAGTGCCTGAAGACAGAAATGGCAATAGGCGCTGTTCAGGCAGAATATGGAGCCAGAATCGTTGTAGATTACGAGCGCACAATCGCTTCGTTAACTAGACCAGCTCCAACAATCACTACAGCAATTAAGACACAAGATGCAACAGATGATGTTCGTGCATTTGCGCTAAAAGTCGAGCTTAACAAAATTGATGAGCTTCAGGAAAGCGGTGCACTTTCGCGCAAAAATGCTATGAAGATGCGCGACAACGTTGCTTTGATGGAACTTGAGCGCGCAGGCGCAATTTAGTAAAGCATTCCCATCGCTTCGCGAACCTGATTTAGAGTTTCGTTTGCAATCTCGTTTGCCAATTTGTTTCCCTCGTGCAAGATTTCTCTAATCATTTCATCTTTGCCTTCGAGTTCATGTCGTTTTTCGCGAATTGGTGCTAGGTAATTGTTGACCGATTCTGTTACATATTTTTTTAATGCGCCACAGCCAGCATCGCCAATCTCTTCTGCAATTTCAGTCTCTTTGCGGCCAGTGCAAAGTGCAGCAGTTGTGAGAAGAGCCGAAACCCCAGGTCGGTTTTCAGGGTCAAACGTGATGTTTCTGTCGGAGTCGGTCTTAGCTTTTTTGATTAGTTTTGCAGTTTCTTCTTCAGTGTTAGAAAGAGCAATTGAATTTCCATAACTCTTTGACATTTTTCTGCCGTCAAGACCAGGCATTTCGACTGCGTCGGTTAAAAGTGCGACAGGCTCTGTAAAGACGTGGCCATAGCGTTCGTTGAATCTGCGAGCGATTTGGCGAGTTTGTTCGATGTGCGGCAGCTGATCTTTTCCGACTGGAACAATGTTTGCGTGGCAGAACAAAATGTCGCAGGCTTGATGCACTGGATAGGTCAAAAGCAGCCCCGACAAAGTGTGCCCGCTTGCTTCTTGTTCAGCTTTAACTGTTGGATTTCTCAAAAGTTCAGCTTCTGAGACGAGAGAGAGGAAAGGAAGCATCAGTTGATTTTGTGCTGGCACTGCTGAATGCGTGTAAATCATGGTCTTTTCAGGATCAATTCCACAGGCGATGTAGTCAATAACCATGTTTTTTACGTTATCAGCAATGTTTTCTGTGGTGTCGCGGTCGGTGATTACTTGGTAGTCGGCAATCAAAATATTTGTGTTTACGCCTTTGTTTTGAAGATTGACGCGGTCGATAATAGTCCCAAAATAGTGACCCATGTGCAACCGTCCTGTTGGGCGATCTCCGCTCAGGATTTTGTATTTTTCAGGATGTAAGTCAATGTCGGCGCGAGTCTTGTCGCTAATTTCTTTTTGTTTTAAAAATGTGTTAGATTCTTTTCCCATTTTTTGTTCCCTTAGATTTATATTTGAATTGAAATTATACTAACAGAGCAAGTCAAACCGCAAGTTCCCGAACTTTTTAGAAAAGATTTATTGCTTTAGCACTTTACTGTGCTAAAGTAATTAATGTTGTTTTTTAGCGTTTGGTGACTGTATATAAATCGAGAGGAGAATATATGAACACAAAGGTAATAAAACAAGCGCTCATCGCTACAATCGGTGTGTTTGCTTGTGCTGTGCTAGCCCTAACACTTGTTGGATGCTCTTCGGGCTCATCTAGCGATTCTGGAAGCACTTCAAAAACAAAGTTAGTTGTTGGTTTTGACAATTCCTATCCTCCCTATGGATTTTTAGATGACCAAGGAAATCCAACAGGTTTTGACATCGACATGGCAAAGAAAGTTGCTGAAAAAAATGGCTGGGACATTGATCTTCAAGCTATTGACTGGGATGCAAAAGATGCTTTGTTAGAGCAGGGCACAATTAACTGCATTTGGAATGGCTTTACAATCGAAGGCCGTGAAGATAAATATAACTTCACTGAGCCATACATGATTAATGGCCAGGTCGTTGTTGTGAAGAAAGATTCTAACGTCAAGTCTCTTGCCGACCTTAAAGGCAAAACTGTTGTTACGCAAGCAGGAAGCTCAACTGTAGACGTTTTAGAGGGTGACAGAAAAGACTTGGCTGACTCATTTGGGCGTCTCGACACAGTTCCTGAGTTTAACACCGCATTTATGCAATTAGAATCGGGTGTTGTGGACGCTGTGGCTTGCGACTTGTCAATTGCAGAATATCAACTAGCTGCAAATCCAGATAAATATGTTCAGCTCTCTGAAAAAATTTCTGAAGAGAATTATGGTGTTGGATTTAAGAAAGACGATAACGGCAAGCAAATGGCTGAAAAAGTTACAGCCACAATGCGTGAGCTTTATAAAGACGACACTGTAAAAGAACTTTGCGAGAAATATTCAAGCTATGGCATTTCTATCGACAATTGGCTGCTTAAGTAGTAAGGATTAGTTAAGTAAATGGAATTAGGAGTTATGCTGAAACTCCTCCTTGAAGGGTTTGGATTTTCAGTCTCAATTTTCTTCATAACGTTAATTGGAGCGCTGCCACTAGGAATAGTGGTGGCGCTTGCTAGGATGAGCAAGGTAAAAATAATTTCACTCATTGCTCAATTCTTTATTTCTGTTATGAGGGGCACGCCACTCATGCTGCAATTGATGGCAATCATGTTTGGTCCCTATTATTTATTTGGCATTAGCACTGTTGCTGATTGGAAACTTTATGCTTGTGCCATTGGTTTTATTCTCAATTATTCAGCCTATTTTGGTGAAATCTACAGAAGTGGCATTCAATCAATTCCCGTTGGGCAATATGAGGCGGCAAAAGTTTTGGGCTACACAAAAAGTCAGACATTCATTCAAATCATCTTGCCGCAGGTGTGTAAAAGAATTCTTCCTGCGATTGGCAATGAGATTGTTGTGCTTGTTAAAGACACATCCCTTGCCTTTGTGCTTGGCATTGGTGAGATTTTCTCAACGGCAAAAGCCCTTGCTGCTAAAGAGGTATCGATGATTCCATATGCCCTTGCAGCGCTCATTTACTGGGGCTTCTGTCTTTTGATTTCAGCAATTCTAAACAGGCTTGAGAAGAGAATGGATTATTACCATGCCTAAAGAAGTAGTGATTGTTACAAATGGCAAAAAACTCTTTGGCAACAAAGTTGTTTTGCATGACGTCGACTTTGCTGTTGATGATGATGAAGTGATGACGATCATCGGACCTTCTGGCGTTGGTAAATCCACTCTTCTTCGCTGCATGACTATGCTTGAGAGATTTGATGGTGGAACGCTTGAATATGACGATTTGAAAGTTTGCACCGAAAAAGATGGCACTTCTGTGTATGCAAAGGAAGAAGTTCTAAACGAAGCTCGCAAACGCTGTGGTTTAGTGTTTCAAAACTTCAATTTGTTCCCACACTACACTGTGATGGACAACATTGTGCGCCCTCTAAAAACAGTTTTAGGTAAAACAGATGAAGAGGCTCGCGCAATTGCCACACAAAAGCTCTCAGACCTTGACATGGTTGATAAATGTGACATGGTTCCTTGTGATTTGAGTGGAGGACAACAGCAACGAGTTGCCATCGCGCGCGCTTTGGCAATGAACCCTTCCGTTCTTTATTTTGACGAACCAACAAGTGCGCTAGACCCGCGCTTGTCGCGTGATGTTGCAAAACTAATCAGAGGCATTGCCAAGTCGGGAATTGGCATTGTTATTGTTACTCACGACATGAAATTTGCGAAAGATGCAAGCGACTATGTCGCAATTATGCATGATGGACGCTTTGTGGAAAAGGGCACTGTAGCGCAGATTTTTGAGAATCCACAAAACGACATCACAAAAGAGTTCCTCTCAACTGATCTTTTGTAGTACACACGTCTACAACCCAAGGTGTAAGTTACCACGCCCTGGGTTGTATTCCTTTCAATCTTTGTTGACGCATTCATTCTTGGCAGTTACATTAAGGTTGTGCAGTTTAAAGAGTTCTCCTTTCGACTTAACAAATTGCACAGCAGTTCGAAAGTTCAAGGTGGATGTTAAAAAATGAATCAAAAAAACGACAACACGACTCAGGTAAATGAATCGACCAAAGAAAGCAAGAATCAGTCATTTACTAGTGAGCCTACCAACGAAGAATCAAAAAAACTTACCGTTTCCCTCCCTATGACAACATCCACCTCGCACGCTCAAGGCACTCACAGACTTGATGCCATCAGAAGCGTGCACAATGAGCAGAAGACAATAAAAGAAGAAAAAATGAATTCGAACTTTTCGAACGTTGAAAAGACGCCAGCGACTACAGATGAAACCTTTTCCAACCCTAAGCCTATCAATTCAGAAACCCAAATTCCAAATTCTCCGAATGATGGCGCTGGCGTCCCTCCCTTTAATCATAATTCAGGATTTGCAACTGCGAATCCTGATCCAAATAAGAAAAAGCATCTTTGCGGGGTTTTTGCAACAGCATTTGTCGGTGCGTTGCTTGCCTGCATATTAGCTTTTGGAGTTTGCAATTTTACTGGTTTTTTTAACAATACAAAAGTATCAGTTGGCGGGACAACTCTTGGTTCTACATCATCTTCTACAGTGACGGCATCCGATTCGTCAGCAACACTTGCTGAAGCTGTTTCTCAGAAGTGTTTACCAAGCGTCGTGTCAATCGATGTTTATGGAAGCAGCAGCAGTTCATCTGGTTCCTTGTTTGGATATGGCAATAGTCAAAAGAGCGAATCAAGCGTCGAAAAGATTGCTTCTGGTTCAGGCATTGTTATTTCGAAAGATGGATATATCCTCACAAATCAGCATGTTATTGATGGCGGTACTGGTTATAAAGTGACAGTTAATGGCAAGACACTTGACGCAACGTTGGTTGGCGCCGACTCATCTAGCGACATTGCTGTGCTCAAAGTTGATGCTGGGGAAGACCTGACGGCGATTGAACTTGGTGATTCCGACTCAATTAGAACTGGAGAGTGGGTAATGACCATTGGAAGTCCGTTTGGCCTTGAACAATCGGTTGCAACAGGAATTATTTCTGCAACTTCCAGGTCACAAATTGCCGATAATTCAAACTCCGACGTTTCCGATGTGAAGATTTATCCAAACATGATTCAAACCGATGCGGCAATTAATCCAGGCAATTCAGGCGGTGCGCTTGTCAATGAAAATGGACAGTTAATTGGCATTAACACTCTCATCACTTCAAGTTCGGGTAACTATTCAGGAGTTGGTTTTGCTATCCCTGTAAATTATGCGATTGGCATTGCTCGCGATTTGATTGAAGGAAAAACCCCAACATATGCACAAATCGGCGTTTCTTGCACAACCATTAATGATCAGATCGCTAAGAGATATGGCTTTAATGTAACTTCTGGTGCCTATGTATCGTCGGTAGTGAGCGGCAGTGGTGCTGACAATGCAGGAATTCAACAAGGAGACATCATTACAGAGTTTGACGGTGAAGCAGTTACAAGTTCATCTGAGTTAACCCTTGATGTTAGAAAGAAGAATCCTGGCGACAAGGTTAGCGTTAAGTTGGTGAGAGGCAATGAGGAAAAGACTGTTGAAGTTGAACTTGGAAAAACATCCTCAGACTCTTCAACTCAAAGCCAAGGAAGTTTAAAACAACGCTGATGATTTCCTAGATTTCTCTTGGCTTGTATTACAAAGAATTATTGGCTCCTGCCTGGGTTAGACAGGAGCTTTTGTTTATTTTTGGCATACTTTTCGCACATGTGAGAGTTTTTTGTTTGTGAGTTTCAGCTAGATGATAGCTGAGCGGCAAAAGGCGCGAAAAAGTGTGCATTTTATATAATTAAAAGGGACATTAGATCCACGAGAAGGGACGACTCATGCTTCAAGTTAAAAACATATCTAAATCCTACGTCACAACCGGTTTTACTCAGGTCGCTCTTGATGATGTGTCAATCTCTTTTCGTGACAACGAATTTGCTGCTATTTTAGGCCCAAGCGGTTCTGGAAAAACAACTCTTTTAAACATAATTGGTGGCCTCGACAGATATGATTCGGGTGACCTAATAATCGATGGTATTTCAACCAAAGACTACAAAGCTTCTGATTGGGACACGTTTAGAAACAACCGCATTGGTTTTGTTTTTCAATCCTACAACCTCATTGGTCACCAGACTGTTTTGAAAAATGTCGAATTAGCACTCACCTTGTCAGGTGTTGACAAAGAAGAGCGTCAGCGTCGCGCGACTGAAGTGCTTGAACGTGTTGGGCTAAAAGATCACATCTACAAAAAGCCAAATCAATTGTCGGGTGGACAAATGCAGCGTGTTGCAATAGCGCGTGCTCTCATTAACGATCCTGAGATTCTTTTGGCCGACGAGCCAACTGGCGCTCTTGATTCTCAAACTAGCGTCGAGGTTATGGACCTTCTTCAAGAAATTGCAAATGATCGACTTGTCATTATGGTCACACACAACCCCGAGCTTGCAGAAAAATATGCAAACCGCATTGTGACTTTGCGAGATGGAAAAATCCAGGGCGACACAAATGCCTATGAGCCAACCAAGGAAGATATCGATGGCGTGGTTGGGAAAAAGGCGCGAAAAGCTTCAATGAGTTTTCTTACTGCTCTTGAGCTCAGTTTTAACAACTTGATGAGCAAAAAAGGCAGAACAATAATGACAGCTTTTGCGGGAAGCATTGGCATTATCGGCATCGCCGCCATTCTTTCACTCTCAAATGGAGTTAATCGATATATTCATGATGTTGAGGAAGACACCCTCACATCATATCCAATATCAATTTCCAAATCAGGATTTGATTTATCTTCTTTGGTTACAGTAGGAACTGATTTTGTTGGCAACGGGTCGGGAAGTGTGAGTTATTCTGATGGCGATGTTATGAACACTGTTGTGGGAGAGACTGAAGTTGTAAACAACATGGTCTCAAAGATGAGCAACAACGACTTGACATCGCTTAAATCCTACATCGAAAGCGACGAGGGCAAGTCGGTTCGCGACAATTCTTCCTACATCAAATATGACTATAACATTCAGCCAATAATCTATGTGAAGGGTCCTGAGGACTCCGACTACAGGCAGGCTAACCCTGACGATTCACTTTCAGCTTTGGGCATGGGTTCTAGTTCCTACACTAATTCAACCATGAGTTCAATGATGACCACAAATGTGTTTCAGCCATTGATTGACCAATCGCTAGTCGAAGACTCCTATGATTTGAAGGCAGGGCACTGGCCAACTAACAAAAATGAATGCGTTCTTGTTCTTTCAGAGAGTGGAAATCTTCTCGACTACACACTCTACCAACTAGGGTTTAGAGATTATCAAGAATACAAAGACATGGTTCAGTCGGTTATTGAGGAAAAAGATGCGAAGGTAGAAAAAGACGAGAACACCCACACCTATCGCGACCTCATGAACAGCGAGATGAAAGTCGTGGTTGGCGCCGACAGATATCAGAAAGATTCTAGCTATGATGTGTGGGTCGACAAATCAGGTGACAAAGAATACATCGACAACTTGATTAACACAAAGTCAGAGACTCTGAAGATTTCTGGTATTGTCCAGGTAAAAGAAGGTTCCAAATCGGTAGTTTTAACGCCTGGAGTCATTTATTACACCAATGATCTCATTTTAGACACCATTGATAAAGCTAGCAAAACTCAGATTGTAAAAGAACAGCTTGCCGATAAAAATATTGATGTCTTTTCGGGAAAGGATTTCTCCGACACCGACAAAACTTCTGGATTTGACACTTCTGAATTGATTACTGTCGATGAAGGCGCAATTCAGGCGGCGTTTAAATTTGACCCAACATCTCTAAATTTAAGCCTTCAAAGCATTAGCACTAACTTTTCTGCTAGTGACATTGGAGCCGCTCTTCCTGCAATAGACGAAAAGGAAATTCAGCAAATTCTTGGCGGTTCGGTTGAAATTTCTGCAGTTCAAGGCGCCATTAGCACCTATTCAGTGAAGCTGTTGAACGGCTACTCGGCATGGGTCGGCTCTGGTCATTCGGGAACTGTCGAAGATTATATCCAGACTCCTGAAGCTCAGGGCTATTATGCTGAATGCATGGGGGAGATTGCGCAGTCGATGGGTTCTTCAACACAGAAAGTGTCTGAGGCATTGTCTTCATATATGAATCAATATATGAATCAGGCGATGAATGCAGTTTCGGCCGCAATCAGCAGGAGCATGCAGTCGTCAATGTCACAAATTCAAAACGTGTTGGCAAACAACATTGCTAATTCAATTTCGATAGATCAAGATGCGTTCGCAAATGCATTTAAATTCAACATGACCCCAGAGGAAATGCAAGGCGCAATTTTGGCGCTAATTAGTGGAGGCACCGATTCTGCAGAGTCTAATTTGCAACAACTTGGATATGCCGACCTAAACACACCAACGTCTATTGACATTTATGCAAAAGATTTTGACACCAAACAAGCGGTTAAAGACAACTTGGATGATTATTCAAAACAGATGAGAGACAGTGGGTATGATGACAAAGCTGTGTCCTACACCGACATTGTTGGTGTAATGATGTCAGGTGTGCGCACAATCATCAATGTTATTAGCTATTTGCTCATAGCATTCGTTTCGATTTCTCTCATCGTGTCATCAATTATGATTGGCATTATCACCTATGTCTCGGTTCTTGAAAGAACTAAAGAGATTGGAATTTTGCGCTCAATTGGTGCAAGCCGCAAAAACATTTCTCAAGTGTTTAACGCCGAAACTATCCTTGAAGGTTTGATAGCAGGCGTAATGGGAATTGTTGTGACAGCTCTGTTGTGCATCCCGGCTTCTGCTATTGTAAAAGCCCTCACGGGTGTGCCTAACATCGCGTCACTGCCTTTCTCAGCAGCGATAATCCTCATTTGCATTAGCGTGTTCTTAACTTTTATTGCAGGTCTCATTCCTGCCGCTTCAGCTTCGAGAAAAGACCCTGTAATAGCACTTCGTACCGAGTAGGCAAGGGTGCGTGGACGCGCATGTTCGGACTAGTTTTGAGTCTGGGCTTCAAACCGAGCAGTGCACAAGAGCTCGTTACTATTGACTGTAGGGTCTAGTTTTGCGGCACGCCATGGAGAAATCAGGTTGACTAGGGAGATGATGCTTGCACTGGGCGTCTAGCAAGACAGCAGACCTACAATCTGGGCAAGTCTGGGGGAAGAAAAGAGCTTTTGCTACCTTGCTTTGAAATTTTTAAGCTAATCGGGCTTAAAGGCGCAACCTCTTCAAAACAAGCAACAGTTTCTTTCTAGCTTATGTAGCCTTCGGCTATTTCGTTTACAGCTTTAATTGCAGCATCGACTTCTTCAAATGTGTTGAATGAGCAGAACCCAAAACGAACAATGCCTTGTTCAACTGTGTGTAGTGCTTCGTGCATGAG
This portion of the Phoenicibacter congonensis genome encodes:
- a CDS encoding sodium:proton antiporter gives rise to the protein MTLTLLLVLSVLISAVIDRFVKNLTIPLVQICLGIAIAVFAHNTVKIEFDSELFMVLFIAPLLYIEAKHANKLELWRDRKGVLGLAIILVVLTSLAIGFSLHFLVPMVPMFSALALGAALGPTDAVAVTSVSRTTNIPKNIFSLLKGELLLNDASGIVMFQVAIAAAAAGSVNFLQVGEDFVVEFFGGLIFGLLVGFAGKYFLRKMRDSGLDSTVFHVLCEICVPFVVYMTSSAIHVSGIIAVVACGLVDPIQNTTASPAISKMNIVSESFWEVFSFVLNGVVFVLLGTQIPPAMYYVWDDASISNWFLLGCIILVAFILLFSRFLWCLVMMQSREPGDDEKELSVVKRALIMTLCGAKGTITLSILFTLPVALSNGVLMQERSLLIFIGCGVIVVTLLLATFVLPLIAPKPETTENEEAEITSYYENLQLILREVIYQLTASENELNSRATRQVVEDYQKRLDHAKSFTDEEDEGTLCLRLRMIHWEEEKLEMIRRAGEASTDAIDTYMQFLDKNARILSHATHVILPSEKVVRFRATCRRYKRLVAKYLRKTYANMDLEVRQIKVECERYALECLKTEMAIGAVQAEYGARIVVDYERTIASLTRPAPTITTAIKTQDATDDVRAFALKVELNKIDELQESGALSRKNAMKMRDNVALMELERAGAI
- a CDS encoding desulfoferrodoxin family protein → MLKFYKCNHCGNVVIKLEDSGVPVVCCGEPMVELVANKEDASVEKHVPVVEARDGDVLIKVGEVEHPMTPEHMIKFIVVDKGCSYFVKPLDPGKPAEAVFTIPNPDKIKAVYEYCNLHGLWVKEF
- a CDS encoding amino acid ABC transporter ATP-binding protein yields the protein MPKEVVIVTNGKKLFGNKVVLHDVDFAVDDDEVMTIIGPSGVGKSTLLRCMTMLERFDGGTLEYDDLKVCTEKDGTSVYAKEEVLNEARKRCGLVFQNFNLFPHYTVMDNIVRPLKTVLGKTDEEARAIATQKLSDLDMVDKCDMVPCDLSGGQQQRVAIARALAMNPSVLYFDEPTSALDPRLSRDVAKLIRGIAKSGIGIVIVTHDMKFAKDASDYVAIMHDGRFVEKGTVAQIFENPQNDITKEFLSTDLL
- the trpS gene encoding tryptophan--tRNA ligase; amino-acid sequence: MGKESNTFLKQKEISDKTRADIDLHPEKYKILSGDRPTGRLHMGHYFGTIIDRVNLQNKGVNTNILIADYQVITDRDTTENIADNVKNMVIDYIACGIDPEKTMIYTHSAVPAQNQLMLPFLSLVSEAELLRNPTVKAEQEASGHTLSGLLLTYPVHQACDILFCHANIVPVGKDQLPHIEQTRQIARRFNERYGHVFTEPVALLTDAVEMPGLDGRKMSKSYGNSIALSNTEEETAKLIKKAKTDSDRNITFDPENRPGVSALLTTAALCTGRKETEIAEEIGDAGCGALKKYVTESVNNYLAPIREKRHELEGKDEMIREILHEGNKLANEIANETLNQVREAMGMLY
- a CDS encoding S1C family serine protease; the protein is MNQKNDNTTQVNESTKESKNQSFTSEPTNEESKKLTVSLPMTTSTSHAQGTHRLDAIRSVHNEQKTIKEEKMNSNFSNVEKTPATTDETFSNPKPINSETQIPNSPNDGAGVPPFNHNSGFATANPDPNKKKHLCGVFATAFVGALLACILAFGVCNFTGFFNNTKVSVGGTTLGSTSSSTVTASDSSATLAEAVSQKCLPSVVSIDVYGSSSSSSGSLFGYGNSQKSESSVEKIASGSGIVISKDGYILTNQHVIDGGTGYKVTVNGKTLDATLVGADSSSDIAVLKVDAGEDLTAIELGDSDSIRTGEWVMTIGSPFGLEQSVATGIISATSRSQIADNSNSDVSDVKIYPNMIQTDAAINPGNSGGALVNENGQLIGINTLITSSSGNYSGVGFAIPVNYAIGIARDLIEGKTPTYAQIGVSCTTINDQIAKRYGFNVTSGAYVSSVVSGSGADNAGIQQGDIITEFDGEAVTSSSELTLDVRKKNPGDKVSVKLVRGNEEKTVEVELGKTSSDSSTQSQGSLKQR
- a CDS encoding amino acid ABC transporter permease — its product is MELGVMLKLLLEGFGFSVSIFFITLIGALPLGIVVALARMSKVKIISLIAQFFISVMRGTPLMLQLMAIMFGPYYLFGISTVADWKLYACAIGFILNYSAYFGEIYRSGIQSIPVGQYEAAKVLGYTKSQTFIQIILPQVCKRILPAIGNEIVVLVKDTSLAFVLGIGEIFSTAKALAAKEVSMIPYALAALIYWGFCLLISAILNRLEKRMDYYHA
- a CDS encoding amino acid ABC transporter substrate-binding protein, which encodes MNTKVIKQALIATIGVFACAVLALTLVGCSSGSSSDSGSTSKTKLVVGFDNSYPPYGFLDDQGNPTGFDIDMAKKVAEKNGWDIDLQAIDWDAKDALLEQGTINCIWNGFTIEGREDKYNFTEPYMINGQVVVVKKDSNVKSLADLKGKTVVTQAGSSTVDVLEGDRKDLADSFGRLDTVPEFNTAFMQLESGVVDAVACDLSIAEYQLAANPDKYVQLSEKISEENYGVGFKKDDNGKQMAEKVTATMRELYKDDTVKELCEKYSSYGISIDNWLLK
- a CDS encoding aminotransferase class IV, with the translated sequence MKKIGYYNGEIGPIEDVKVPMLDRALYFADGCYDASMLKNGAVHNEDAHFDRFWNSARLLKIDLSFTREELHNEIQRMVDVYDGDDGFIYWQVSRGTALRNHAFPKGAKPNLMMMLVESGTTSTSKEYKCITVEDKRFRFCNIKTLNLLPNCIAYQQGLDVDANEIIFVRDGYVTEMAHSNVSFLVDGTFVYHPFDDKILPGISMKNIIAECKKLGIPTEARALSQVEAMNADELICSSSSTFACRITEVDGIPVGGKDPELFKRIQDAVYAEYETCGK